A stretch of the Rhizobium sp. CCGE531 genome encodes the following:
- a CDS encoding pyridoxal phosphate-dependent aminotransferase, giving the protein MPSTADRLKNVSISASAAMTQRARELAAKGIKVVSLSSGEPDFPTPSHAIEAAHAAALGGDTKYPPMDGTPALKAAISRKFKRDNNLDYDASQIVVSGGGKQVIFNAMLATCNPGDEVVIPTPSWVSYADIVKFAGGVPVAVPCFEQAGFKLRPEDLEAAITPRTKWLLLNFPNNPTGAACSRADMTAIADVMLRHPNVWILTDDIYEHLVYDGFEFCTIADAEPRLYDRVLTMNGVSKAYAMTGWRLGYCASGSKELIAAISNVNGQNGGGIATITQAAALAALDGPQDLLKERAAIYRERRDFVLDQLSKVEGLRCHKPEGAFYIYPNMSGLIGKTTKGGRKIETDVDFVMALVDEHQVATVQGAAYGMSPYFRISYATSMEKLGEGCARIAEFCRDMR; this is encoded by the coding sequence ATGCCTTCCACAGCAGATCGTTTGAAGAACGTTTCCATATCCGCTTCCGCCGCCATGACCCAGCGCGCCCGCGAACTGGCCGCCAAGGGCATCAAGGTCGTCAGCCTTTCATCTGGAGAGCCGGATTTCCCGACGCCCAGCCATGCGATCGAGGCAGCGCATGCGGCCGCACTTGGCGGCGATACCAAATATCCGCCGATGGATGGCACGCCGGCGCTGAAGGCCGCGATCAGCCGAAAATTCAAGCGCGACAACAATCTCGATTACGACGCAAGCCAGATAGTCGTTTCGGGCGGCGGCAAGCAGGTGATCTTCAACGCGATGCTCGCCACCTGCAATCCCGGCGATGAGGTCGTCATTCCCACCCCGTCGTGGGTCAGCTACGCCGATATCGTCAAGTTTGCCGGCGGTGTCCCGGTCGCCGTGCCTTGCTTCGAGCAGGCCGGGTTCAAGCTGCGTCCGGAAGACCTTGAGGCAGCGATCACGCCGCGCACCAAATGGCTTCTCCTGAATTTTCCGAACAATCCCACGGGTGCCGCCTGCTCGCGCGCAGACATGACCGCGATCGCTGACGTCATGCTGCGCCATCCGAATGTCTGGATACTGACTGACGATATCTACGAGCACCTGGTCTATGACGGATTCGAATTCTGCACGATTGCCGATGCCGAACCCCGGCTTTACGACCGGGTCCTGACGATGAACGGTGTCTCCAAGGCCTATGCGATGACCGGCTGGCGCTTGGGCTATTGCGCCAGCGGATCGAAGGAATTGATTGCCGCGATTAGCAATGTCAACGGCCAGAACGGCGGCGGCATCGCAACCATCACGCAGGCGGCGGCGCTCGCGGCGCTGGACGGTCCTCAGGATCTCCTGAAGGAGCGGGCGGCAATCTATAGGGAAAGGCGCGATTTCGTTCTCGATCAACTGTCGAAGGTCGAGGGACTGCGCTGCCACAAGCCGGAAGGTGCTTTCTACATCTATCCCAACATGTCCGGCTTGATCGGCAAGACCACCAAGGGCGGACGCAAGATCGAGACCGATGTCGATTTCGTCATGGCGCTCGTGGATGAGCACCAAGTCGCGACTGTCCAGGGTGCCGCCTATGGCATGAGCCCCTATTTTCGCATCTCCTATGCAACAAGCATGGAAAAGCTGGGCGAGGGCTGCGCCCGTATCGCTGAGTTTTGCCGCGACATGCGCTGA
- the nac gene encoding nitrogen assimilation transcriptional regulator NAC: MDIRRFKSFIAIVDSGSITRAADILHLAQPALSQQLAALEEHFGQKLLIRSQQGVSMTDAGHAVYRHAQIILRQMEQAQADAAAAGNSLAGRVSVGLVPFSSAATLSVDLLAETRKRHPGILIHLTESVGQTYSQMIMNGRLEMALIHGTGPIKGVRFEPILREEFYLVAHRNFAIDPDQKPVPISALDGMPMLLPPAYNFVRRAVDAAFTRSRINLKVVAEVEIVRTLARAVGCGLGTTIMPKAIADRIVSESSEPLVCRLISPRIEETLSLCTSDQNSLSEPAFAVKDILVELTEQLKL; the protein is encoded by the coding sequence ATGGATATCAGACGCTTCAAATCCTTCATTGCCATCGTCGATAGCGGCAGCATTACGCGGGCCGCCGATATCCTGCATCTCGCCCAGCCGGCGCTCAGCCAGCAATTGGCGGCGCTCGAGGAGCATTTCGGCCAGAAACTGCTGATCCGGAGCCAGCAGGGCGTCAGCATGACCGATGCCGGACATGCGGTCTATCGGCATGCGCAGATCATTCTGCGCCAGATGGAACAGGCCCAGGCCGATGCAGCCGCTGCCGGCAATTCGCTTGCGGGGCGCGTCTCGGTCGGTCTCGTGCCCTTCAGCAGCGCCGCCACGCTTTCGGTCGATCTTCTGGCGGAGACAAGGAAGAGGCACCCCGGGATTCTGATTCATCTGACGGAGAGCGTCGGACAGACCTACAGCCAGATGATTATGAACGGTCGGCTGGAAATGGCACTGATCCACGGCACAGGGCCGATCAAGGGCGTGCGTTTCGAGCCGATCCTGAGAGAGGAATTCTATCTCGTTGCCCATCGCAATTTCGCGATCGATCCGGACCAGAAGCCGGTGCCCATCAGTGCGCTCGATGGGATGCCGATGCTGTTGCCGCCCGCTTATAATTTCGTGCGCAGGGCCGTCGATGCCGCCTTCACGCGCAGCCGCATCAATCTCAAGGTGGTGGCCGAAGTCGAGATCGTTAGAACCCTGGCGCGCGCCGTCGGCTGCGGCCTTGGCACGACTATCATGCCGAAGGCGATCGCCGACCGCATCGTTTCGGAATCGAGCGAACCTCTTGTCTGCCGGCTCATCTCGCCGCGCATCGAGGAAACGCTGTCGCTTTGCACCTCCGATCAGAATTCACTGTCGGAGCCGGCATTTGCGGTCAAGGACATCCTCGTCGAACTGACCGAGCAGCTGAAACTCTGA
- a CDS encoding type II toxin-antitoxin system VapC family toxin produces the protein MKYLLDTNVVSELRKVGDGKADPNVTKWVGAQDSSDLFISAIAILELERGILSIQRRDASQGSRLRAWMDSRVRPEFAERVLSIDDAIATRCAHLHIPDRRNEADALIAATALVHGLTVVTRNVQDFDGTGVIVVDPWRE, from the coding sequence TTGAAGTATCTGCTGGATACAAACGTCGTCTCCGAGCTACGCAAAGTCGGAGACGGTAAAGCTGATCCGAATGTGACGAAGTGGGTCGGTGCTCAAGATTCCAGCGACCTATTCATTTCCGCGATTGCGATTCTGGAACTTGAGCGCGGGATTTTAAGCATCCAGCGTCGAGACGCTTCCCAAGGTTCTCGCCTGCGGGCATGGATGGACAGCCGTGTCCGCCCTGAGTTCGCGGAGCGAGTTCTGTCAATCGATGACGCGATAGCGACGCGCTGTGCTCACTTACATATTCCAGATCGCCGCAACGAAGCCGATGCCTTGATAGCGGCGACCGCGCTGGTTCATGGTTTAACTGTGGTCACACGGAATGTTCAAGACTTCGATGGTACCGGCGTGATCGTCGTCGATCCATGGCGCGAATGA
- a CDS encoding biotin-dependent carboxyltransferase family protein: protein MIETIETGPFNTVQDLGRPGYRDIGVTASGAMDPLAVKIGNILVGNDDDAAAIEVQTFPFKLRFEASAVFAVTGADGSPTLDGRELRSWCTHVAEPGQLLEVRQPPRLARAYIVFRGGLDVPALMGSRSTSLRGGFGGNAGRALVKGDQIEFGTAADELPLPAGGLAVVEPAVALRDIFPAPVDGVLSIRAIVAGEHELFASEGEAFWGQIWRISSSSDRTGYRLSGEPIRPMATVEMRSHGVVPGVIQVPPGGEPIIQMSDANTAGGYPKIAGVIECDLWRLGQARIGTRLRFLRSTHAEARAVEQAVVRYVEDIRRTSQMVKRALRAMA, encoded by the coding sequence ATGATCGAGACTATCGAAACCGGCCCATTCAACACCGTCCAGGATCTTGGTCGCCCCGGCTATCGCGATATCGGCGTCACGGCCAGCGGCGCGATGGACCCTCTTGCGGTGAAGATCGGCAATATCCTTGTTGGCAACGACGACGATGCGGCTGCAATAGAGGTTCAGACCTTTCCGTTCAAACTGCGGTTCGAGGCCAGTGCGGTCTTTGCCGTCACGGGCGCGGATGGCAGCCCCACGCTGGACGGACGGGAGTTGCGTTCCTGGTGCACTCACGTTGCCGAGCCGGGTCAGCTCCTGGAGGTAAGGCAGCCGCCCAGGTTAGCGCGCGCCTATATCGTGTTCCGTGGAGGGCTTGATGTGCCGGCCCTCATGGGCTCGCGCAGCACATCCCTGCGCGGTGGCTTCGGCGGCAATGCCGGTCGAGCGCTCGTCAAGGGCGATCAGATTGAATTTGGCACGGCCGCGGATGAGCTCCCCTTGCCGGCTGGTGGTCTTGCCGTCGTCGAGCCGGCGGTGGCGCTACGTGATATCTTTCCAGCTCCGGTCGATGGCGTGCTATCCATCCGTGCGATCGTTGCCGGCGAACATGAGCTGTTCGCCTCGGAAGGCGAGGCCTTCTGGGGCCAGATCTGGCGCATATCATCAAGCAGCGACCGCACCGGTTATCGACTGTCCGGCGAACCCATAAGGCCGATGGCGACGGTCGAGATGCGCTCGCATGGTGTTGTGCCCGGCGTGATCCAGGTTCCGCCTGGCGGCGAGCCGATCATTCAGATGAGCGATGCCAACACCGCCGGCGGCTATCCCAAGATCGCCGGCGTCATCGAATGCGATTTGTGGCGGCTCGGTCAGGCCCGGATCGGGACCCGGCTCCGCTTCCTCCGCTCGACGCATGCCGAGGCGCGTGCGGTGGAGCAGGCTGTTGTCCGCTATGTCGAGGATATCAGGCGGACGTCGCAAATGGTCAAGCGTGCGCTGAGGGCGATGGCCTGA
- a CDS encoding acetyl-CoA carboxylase, which yields MSAIDVSDPAIIAFLADALTAAGVDGLEISRPGSRLRIVVSKAAGAQVSLTGSAQPGSSAIRTVIVKAPMAGHFQPLPASDSEGAERLPRTVAGEDVIGFIRIGSVLLPIAAGRSGLLTKLLVEPDTLAGFGDPLFEIEPIS from the coding sequence ATGAGCGCGATCGACGTCAGCGACCCTGCAATCATCGCATTCCTGGCGGATGCATTGACTGCAGCAGGGGTAGACGGTCTGGAAATCTCGCGGCCTGGCAGCAGGCTTCGCATCGTGGTTTCGAAGGCGGCAGGCGCCCAGGTCAGCCTGACGGGAAGCGCACAGCCAGGCTCATCAGCAATACGAACGGTAATAGTCAAAGCGCCGATGGCGGGTCATTTCCAGCCTTTGCCCGCTTCGGATTCCGAGGGGGCCGAGCGCCTGCCCCGTACTGTTGCCGGCGAAGACGTGATCGGCTTCATCCGCATCGGCTCCGTCCTGCTCCCCATCGCCGCTGGCCGGTCCGGTTTGCTGACCAAGCTGCTGGTGGAACCCGATACACTTGCCGGATTTGGTGATCCCCTGTTCGAAATCGAGCCGATATCATGA
- the accC gene encoding acetyl-CoA carboxylase biotin carboxylase subunit, whose product MAEALGEADQMGRRFDTVLIANRGEIAARIQRACRELGLKTVAICSEADRQAPYGKTADSFLCIGPSNAASSYLNQAAILLAAHSTGAGAIHPGYGFLSENAAFSEAVEKAGLVFIGPEASSIATMGDKIAAKRAMILAGVPCVPGPDTSLPDDPSSVERIAQEIGYPVIIKAAGGGGGRGMRVVPGASQLHEAIALTREEAHQAFGSPALYMEKFLQHPRHIEIQVLCDTYGNAIWLGHRDCSMQRRHQKVVEEAPAPGISAEMIKPVGMACVEACRQVGYRGVGTFEFLYENGAFYFIEMNTRLQVEHPVTEMTSGIDIVQAQIQLAQGIALEMAQDDVTCIGHSFECRINAEDPESFLPSAGTISDLALPEGPGIRADTHIHAGYRVSPYYDSLIAKLIVHAPNRTEAMVKMRAALAAARIEGISTNLPLLRALFDDEGFTRGGTDIHYLEQWLGRRRAA is encoded by the coding sequence ATGGCGGAGGCTCTGGGCGAAGCAGATCAGATGGGGCGACGTTTCGATACGGTTCTGATTGCCAATCGGGGCGAGATTGCTGCGCGAATTCAGCGTGCCTGCCGCGAACTTGGCCTGAAGACGGTGGCGATCTGCTCCGAAGCGGACAGGCAGGCGCCCTACGGCAAGACAGCCGACAGCTTTCTGTGCATCGGTCCTTCGAACGCGGCCAGCAGTTATCTCAACCAGGCTGCGATCCTGCTTGCTGCACATTCAACCGGAGCTGGTGCGATCCATCCCGGCTATGGTTTTTTGTCGGAGAACGCCGCTTTCTCTGAAGCCGTCGAGAAGGCAGGCCTTGTTTTCATTGGCCCTGAGGCGTCCTCGATCGCGACCATGGGGGACAAGATAGCGGCAAAACGGGCGATGATCCTTGCCGGTGTGCCTTGCGTGCCCGGCCCGGACACGTCGCTTCCCGATGATCCGTCTTCCGTCGAGCGCATCGCGCAGGAGATCGGTTATCCCGTGATCATAAAAGCCGCAGGCGGAGGCGGCGGAAGAGGGATGCGGGTGGTTCCCGGGGCTAGCCAGTTGCACGAGGCGATCGCCTTGACGCGCGAGGAGGCCCATCAGGCTTTCGGCTCCCCGGCGCTCTACATGGAGAAATTCCTCCAACATCCGCGCCACATCGAGATCCAGGTGCTTTGCGATACCTACGGCAACGCCATTTGGCTTGGGCATCGCGATTGTTCCATGCAGCGCAGACATCAGAAGGTCGTCGAGGAAGCACCGGCACCCGGGATCTCCGCGGAAATGATCAAGCCGGTCGGCATGGCCTGCGTCGAAGCCTGCAGACAAGTCGGCTATCGTGGTGTTGGGACGTTCGAATTCCTCTACGAGAATGGTGCGTTCTATTTCATCGAAATGAACACACGCCTGCAGGTCGAGCATCCCGTCACCGAGATGACCAGCGGGATCGACATTGTTCAGGCACAGATACAGCTTGCTCAAGGGATTGCCCTGGAAATGGCGCAGGACGATGTGACCTGTATCGGCCATTCGTTCGAATGCCGCATCAATGCGGAGGATCCTGAAAGCTTTCTGCCTTCGGCAGGTACAATCTCCGATCTTGCTCTACCGGAAGGGCCGGGCATCCGAGCCGATACCCATATCCATGCCGGCTATCGGGTTTCGCCCTATTATGACTCGCTGATCGCCAAGCTCATCGTCCATGCGCCCAACCGCACGGAAGCGATGGTGAAAATGCGCGCGGCGCTCGCCGCCGCCCGAATAGAAGGCATTTCCACCAACCTGCCGCTGCTGCGCGCCCTGTTCGACGACGAAGGCTTCACGCGCGGCGGCACGGACATCCACTACCTGGAACAATGGCTTGGGCGTCGGAGGGCGGCATGA
- a CDS encoding bifunctional diguanylate cyclase/phosphodiesterase → MTFRRKPKILRDFASSAVNHMGAFAPAIFAATIAIIIVYVATNWRLERSLDDERSVVAGELATISSRLQTNLNSNVKLLQGLAAGIAVNPTMDQNAFSKLAAEILQPDSQLRSFAAAPGMVVKWVYPEKGNEKAIGLDYRTNEKQRDSAMLARNTHNIVLTGPVDLVQGGTAFVVRCPVYITDRKSQIFWGLVSGIVDIPRLYRDSGLGSTDLEIAISDVPEPRLAKQVFLGDLETFSKNPVATSVDMTYGRWTLVAVPKDGWGRDRGIATFELYACLLSLCVVAPIVWVGFLIKSRQRTIEKLRLHKKKLVRARQRLEHLSLHDALTGLPNRRFIDGMISQPPRPGPENCLILIHVDLDRFKEINDTKGHAGGDTVLQAAASRLVNLAGPSDIAARIGGDEFIFASWSADPAPRATELAQQIVDALKQPVFVDGLECVVGASVGVAWETERTQRDLSQLRLNADLALYEAKKTGRGRAAIFTEELRTAAIHTKELADEFNHALDRDELVAFFQPQFHADTLEIAGVETLARWDHPKKGLLPPNKFLDVAENLGRSGDLDRLILQKALFELTRWDSLGMRIPRISVNISARRLTQANLLTELAELPVANGRLCFELLETISFDDLQPVLDEIIPAVKELGIEIEIDDFGTGHASIVSLLRFEPRRLKIDREIIKPIVTSPSQCRLVSSIIEIGRSQNIDIVAEGVETMEHAKILKELGCHLLQGYALARPMSSKQLIEFCCTKDKELKQVG, encoded by the coding sequence ATGACGTTTCGAAGAAAACCAAAGATATTGCGCGACTTCGCAAGTTCTGCAGTAAACCATATGGGCGCGTTTGCTCCGGCAATATTTGCAGCAACTATCGCTATAATCATCGTCTATGTTGCAACGAACTGGCGGCTGGAACGATCACTAGACGACGAACGCTCAGTCGTTGCTGGTGAACTTGCCACCATATCATCTCGTCTTCAGACGAACCTCAACAGCAATGTGAAGCTGCTGCAAGGCCTGGCGGCTGGTATCGCCGTCAATCCGACGATGGACCAAAATGCCTTTTCCAAACTCGCCGCGGAGATTTTGCAGCCGGATTCACAGCTGCGAAGCTTCGCTGCAGCCCCCGGCATGGTGGTCAAGTGGGTTTATCCAGAAAAAGGAAACGAAAAGGCGATCGGGCTCGACTACCGAACGAACGAAAAGCAACGCGATAGCGCAATGTTGGCGCGCAATACCCACAATATCGTCCTGACAGGCCCTGTCGACCTCGTCCAAGGCGGAACGGCTTTCGTAGTCAGGTGCCCGGTTTATATCACTGATAGAAAAAGCCAGATCTTCTGGGGTCTTGTTTCTGGGATCGTAGACATACCGAGGCTCTACCGAGATAGCGGCCTTGGATCAACCGATCTTGAGATTGCCATCAGCGACGTACCGGAACCGAGGTTAGCCAAACAAGTCTTTCTTGGCGACCTGGAAACTTTCTCGAAGAATCCGGTCGCGACATCCGTTGATATGACTTATGGCCGATGGACACTTGTGGCAGTGCCTAAGGACGGATGGGGCCGAGACAGGGGTATAGCCACTTTTGAGCTCTATGCTTGCCTATTATCTTTGTGTGTCGTTGCGCCGATTGTCTGGGTAGGCTTTCTGATCAAATCACGCCAAAGGACCATTGAGAAACTTCGCCTTCACAAGAAAAAGCTCGTTCGAGCACGGCAAAGGCTCGAGCACCTGTCGTTGCACGACGCGCTGACGGGGCTTCCCAATCGCCGATTTATTGACGGGATGATCTCGCAGCCGCCGAGGCCCGGTCCAGAAAATTGTCTGATACTGATTCATGTCGACCTGGATCGATTTAAGGAGATCAACGACACGAAAGGACATGCCGGAGGTGATACGGTCTTGCAGGCGGCGGCTTCGCGCCTTGTCAACTTGGCCGGCCCAAGCGACATAGCGGCTCGGATCGGCGGAGACGAGTTCATCTTCGCTAGCTGGAGCGCCGATCCCGCACCGAGGGCAACCGAATTGGCTCAACAGATTGTCGATGCACTCAAGCAGCCCGTGTTCGTTGATGGTTTAGAGTGCGTGGTCGGAGCAAGCGTCGGCGTCGCCTGGGAGACCGAACGTACACAGCGAGATCTCAGTCAGCTACGTCTCAACGCCGATTTGGCTCTATACGAAGCGAAGAAAACGGGTCGCGGCCGGGCGGCGATATTCACAGAGGAACTTCGCACTGCTGCAATCCATACGAAGGAATTGGCGGACGAGTTCAATCATGCGCTCGATCGCGATGAACTGGTGGCGTTTTTCCAGCCGCAGTTTCATGCAGACACATTGGAGATCGCGGGTGTTGAGACACTTGCCCGTTGGGATCACCCGAAAAAAGGCTTGCTCCCCCCGAATAAATTTCTCGATGTCGCAGAAAATTTGGGACGCTCCGGCGACTTGGACAGGCTGATCCTGCAAAAGGCCCTGTTCGAGCTTACAAGATGGGACAGCCTGGGAATGCGTATCCCGCGTATCTCGGTCAATATTTCAGCGCGTCGACTGACGCAGGCAAATCTGCTTACCGAACTGGCTGAGCTACCTGTAGCCAACGGTCGCTTGTGTTTTGAGCTGCTCGAAACAATCTCCTTCGACGATCTTCAACCAGTTCTCGATGAGATAATTCCAGCTGTGAAAGAGCTCGGCATTGAAATCGAGATCGATGATTTCGGCACCGGACATGCCAGTATCGTGAGTTTGCTTAGATTTGAGCCACGAAGGCTTAAAATCGATCGGGAAATTATAAAACCGATCGTCACGTCTCCATCTCAGTGCCGCCTGGTTTCCTCGATTATCGAAATCGGCCGATCGCAAAATATCGACATCGTCGCGGAAGGCGTAGAGACAATGGAACATGCAAAAATCCTGAAAGAACTCGGTTGCCATTTGCTGCAAGGTTACGCTCTGGCACGACCAATGTCCTCAAAGCAGTTGATCGAATTTTGCTGCACCAAGGATAAGGAACTTAAACAGGTGGGATAA
- a CDS encoding type II toxin-antitoxin system Phd/YefM family antitoxin: MSITSLSSRELNHDVSRAKKAANKGPVVITDRGKPSHVLMTYSEFERLTGKRRNLVDALSMPGLSAIEFDPPRAEIAPRGVDLS, from the coding sequence ATGAGCATAACAAGTTTATCTAGCCGGGAGTTGAACCACGACGTGAGTAGGGCAAAGAAGGCTGCCAATAAAGGACCTGTAGTTATCACAGATCGTGGGAAGCCGTCCCATGTGTTGATGACCTACAGCGAGTTCGAGCGCTTGACCGGCAAGCGCCGCAATCTTGTCGATGCTCTTTCAATGCCTGGTTTGTCAGCCATCGAGTTCGATCCACCCCGAGCCGAAATTGCACCTCGCGGAGTCGATCTGTCTTGA
- the pxpB gene encoding 5-oxoprolinase subunit PxpB, with protein MIATSNTLTSRREIVPAVKGWAKVSCIGARSFLLEAPGEFDLPAQRWIWALAQTVKGWADVAEVIPGMTNLLAIFKETPEDPEAVAERLLEAWNNAESLDLSGKIIEIPVHYGGAHAIDLPAICDFCGLSDREVVRIHHEASYRVFALGSAPGFGYLHGLDPRIYMPRKTVPSLRMEKGSVTIGGMQTGVAMLTGPNGWNSLGHAELQMFDPTSATPALMAPGDTVRFLPARIEL; from the coding sequence ATGATTGCTACCTCGAACACGCTTACGTCACGTCGTGAAATCGTTCCCGCCGTAAAAGGCTGGGCAAAGGTTTCCTGCATCGGCGCTCGATCTTTCCTGCTCGAAGCGCCGGGCGAATTCGATCTGCCGGCGCAGCGATGGATCTGGGCTCTGGCGCAAACGGTAAAGGGCTGGGCCGATGTCGCGGAAGTGATCCCCGGCATGACTAATCTCCTGGCGATCTTCAAAGAGACGCCTGAGGACCCTGAAGCGGTAGCGGAGCGGCTCCTTGAGGCGTGGAACAACGCTGAGAGCCTCGACCTGTCGGGAAAGATCATCGAAATCCCGGTTCACTACGGCGGCGCCCACGCGATCGATCTTCCCGCCATCTGTGATTTCTGCGGCCTCAGCGACCGCGAGGTGGTGCGCATCCACCATGAAGCGAGCTACCGCGTCTTTGCCTTGGGAAGTGCTCCCGGTTTCGGCTACCTGCATGGTCTTGATCCGCGCATATATATGCCCCGCAAGACGGTTCCGTCACTCAGAATGGAAAAGGGCAGCGTGACGATTGGCGGAATGCAGACGGGCGTTGCGATGCTGACCGGTCCGAACGGGTGGAATTCCCTCGGCCATGCGGAACTGCAGATGTTCGATCCCACCTCAGCGACACCAGCCCTCATGGCGCCTGGCGATACCGTGCGCTTCCTGCCGGCGAGGATCGAGCTATGA
- a CDS encoding acetyl-CoA carboxylase biotin carboxyl carrier protein subunit, translating into MDLSKIKTLIDFVGRSNVTELSVTEKDVTVRIFRAPDQPASIASVQAPEDVVAANLVKYSRNTTANMQASTPASITSVTAPIFGVLHRASAPGQAPFVKVGDLVEEGQTLFIIEAMKVFNKIAAPRAGRIVRLTEVNGGEVETGDVLAEIA; encoded by the coding sequence ATGGACCTGTCGAAGATAAAGACGCTGATCGATTTTGTTGGACGCTCCAACGTTACCGAGCTCTCGGTAACGGAAAAGGACGTCACGGTTCGCATTTTCCGTGCGCCGGATCAGCCTGCCTCAATCGCTTCGGTGCAAGCGCCGGAAGACGTGGTGGCTGCCAACTTGGTCAAATACAGTCGCAACACCACGGCAAATATGCAAGCGTCTACCCCAGCCTCGATCACCTCCGTGACGGCGCCGATCTTCGGTGTTCTGCATCGGGCGTCCGCGCCGGGCCAGGCGCCTTTCGTTAAGGTCGGTGATCTGGTCGAAGAGGGGCAGACGCTTTTCATCATCGAAGCGATGAAGGTCTTCAACAAGATCGCCGCGCCGCGCGCAGGCCGCATCGTGCGTCTCACCGAGGTGAATGGCGGCGAAGTCGAGACCGGCGATGTGCTCGCGGAGATCGCGTGA
- a CDS encoding 5-oxoprolinase subunit PxpA yields MKIDLNSDMGEGFGPYRLCDDEAMMKIVSSANIACGFHGGDPETMARMVRLAKENGVGIGAHPGLPDRSGFGRREMPLQPDELRQQMLYQLGALIAIAKSHGMNVGHFSFHAAMGNMVNRDAVLADLMMEAISTVAPHLVVFVTPDSEIERAAKRAKLKTLALFLADRAYDADGRLVARGLPGALVKDEASLRARVRRFLTDGTVEAIEGSIFEMPARSILVHSDTPGSLELARIIRSEIEASGATLTAASELAS; encoded by the coding sequence ATGAAGATCGATCTGAATTCCGACATGGGCGAAGGTTTCGGTCCTTATCGGCTATGCGATGACGAAGCGATGATGAAGATCGTCTCGTCGGCCAATATCGCCTGTGGTTTTCATGGCGGCGACCCGGAGACGATGGCGCGCATGGTCCGTCTCGCCAAGGAGAATGGCGTGGGTATCGGCGCGCATCCGGGTCTGCCGGATCGCTCTGGTTTCGGGCGGCGCGAGATGCCGCTCCAGCCGGACGAGCTTCGACAGCAGATGCTTTACCAGCTCGGCGCATTGATCGCGATCGCCAAAAGCCATGGCATGAACGTAGGCCATTTCAGCTTCCATGCGGCCATGGGCAATATGGTCAATCGTGATGCTGTTCTCGCCGATCTGATGATGGAGGCCATTTCCACAGTGGCTCCGCATCTTGTCGTGTTTGTCACGCCTGACAGTGAAATCGAGCGAGCGGCAAAACGCGCAAAACTCAAGACGCTGGCGCTGTTTCTGGCCGACCGCGCCTATGATGCCGATGGCAGGCTCGTCGCTCGTGGTCTGCCGGGCGCACTGGTCAAGGACGAGGCTTCGCTTCGGGCGCGGGTGCGCCGTTTCCTGACAGACGGAACTGTCGAGGCGATCGAGGGCTCCATATTTGAAATGCCGGCCCGCTCGATCCTTGTCCACAGTGATACGCCCGGCTCACTTGAACTTGCCCGCATCATCCGCAGCGAAATCGAGGCTTCCGGCGCCACGCTCACGGCTGCGTCCGAGCTTGCGTCCTGA